The following proteins are co-located in the Aquarana catesbeiana isolate 2022-GZ linkage group LG02, ASM4218655v1, whole genome shotgun sequence genome:
- the LOC141130050 gene encoding fibrinogen-like protein 1-like protein, translating to MDILNYLLILALVSTASTRHSRRKPRDVDEDDNKKLPKDCSGIPRNKDSGVYVIHPQDLPHPLIVYCDMTTHSGGWIVIQRNSFNSEITWDESWTTYKYGFGNVEKDYWLGIEYIHQITKQRVYQARFVILDNNNEEKYADYNLFSVEDEANGYKLRLGSYTGTAGDAMSSITAGVTHDNMKFSVKDKDQDTNSGANCATSFGGAWWYAACFASKLNNKNAIHWQGLCNGNCKGSTVLIRPADYCIYLD from the exons atATCTTAAATTACCTTCTGATTCTGGCTTTAGTGAGCACAGCTTCAACACGACATTCTCGAAGAAAACCAAGAGATGTGGATGAAGATGATAACAAAA AGTTGCCAAAAGACTGCAGTGGCATCCCAAGAAACAAGGACAGTGGTGTGTATGTTATCCACCCCCAAGATTTACCCCACCCATTGATTGTATATTGTGACATGACAACCCACAGTGGAGGATGGATTGTCATCCAGCGTAATTCCTTTAACTCTGAGATTACATGGGATGAGTCCTGGACTACCTACAAATATGGCTTCGGCAATGTTGAAAAGGATTACTGGCTGGGCATTGAGTACATTCACCAAATCACCAAGCAGAGGGTGTACCAGGCCCGTTTTGTTATTCTTGACAATAACAATGAAGAAAAATATGCTGACTACAACCTCTTCAGTGTGGAGGATGAAGCTAATGGCTACAAGCTGAGGCTGGGAAGCTACACGGGCACTGCAGGAGATGCCATGTCTTCAATAACTGCAGGGGTCACACATGACAACATGAAGTTCTCAGTTAAGGACAAAGACCAGGACACTAACAGTGGTGCTAACTGCGCTACCAGTTTTGGTGGTGCATGGTGGTATGCGGCATGTTTTGCATCCAAACTGAACAACAAAAATGCAATACACTGGCAAGGGCTCTGTAATGGGAACTGCAAGGGATCAACCGTATTAATCAGGCCAGCAGATTACTGCATTTACCTTGATTAA